One window of the Mycoplasmopsis anatis genome contains the following:
- a CDS encoding PTS sugar transporter subunit IIA encodes MIIKELLNPKSIFINIDVNDHNDALEMIAKKLYEANFIEDKTRFLNALNYRENLMSTALNDGIAIPHGISSTVIQPTISLAILKNGIDWKAEDNKKVNLIFTIVLSKEDREIQLDSIQVIADYSLDDNFHSEIMNAKTQEQAYEILVKYFPL; translated from the coding sequence ATGATTATTAAAGAACTTTTAAATCCTAAATCAATTTTTATAAACATAGATGTAAACGATCACAACGATGCACTAGAAATGATTGCTAAGAAATTATATGAAGCAAATTTCATCGAAGATAAAACAAGATTTCTTAATGCATTGAATTATAGAGAAAATTTAATGTCTACAGCATTAAATGATGGAATTGCAATTCCACATGGTATTTCATCAACTGTTATTCAACCAACAATTTCTTTGGCTATTTTAAAAAATGGAATCGATTGAAAAGCTGAAGATAATAAAAAAGTTAATTTAATTTTTACTATAGTTTTAAGTAAAGAAGACCGTGAAATTCAACTTGATTCTATACAAGTGATTGCAGATTATTCTTTAGATGATAATTTCCACTCTGAAATAATGAATGCAAAAACTCAAGAACAAGCTTATGAAATATTAGTTAAATATTTCCCATTATAA
- the dnaB gene encoding replicative DNA helicase — MSSSVNNNLTQNSNTTIHYDEFSEKKVLGMLLVSKEKKYFEEAQNFLSEKCFYKYANKLIYNALMNYYDANHELNILEYQELVNFILNLSHSNSEINIDYIHDLVINAALVKNRIQYFQHLNRLSALREVENTLEMMLYKVKTDLNTDLEVFVPTLEMKISEASEVARINDFKSVKEISDEYFMDLNQRRNANVDELFGIPTGFNELDKSIQGFKGGELIIIAARPAMGKTAFALNIATNAARVGKKVAFFSLEMSDLQLMSRIYASIAEIDGNKLKKPQFITSEEWNTISTAKYTTIDPLPLYIDESTSSALGEIMWKTRKLKRTIGLDLIVIDYLQLLSIEGNNRDNRQNEVAKISRSLKQLARELNVPVIALSQLSRSVENREDKRPLLSDLRESGAIEQDADMIFFLYRDDYYNKNKKNPSFLTKEQEQAAGSIVDVIIGKYRSGATDTKKLRFQMNISRFSDMIKTENNKE; from the coding sequence ATGTCATCAAGTGTTAATAATAACCTAACACAGAACAGTAATACAACAATTCATTACGATGAATTTAGTGAGAAAAAAGTTTTAGGAATGTTGCTTGTATCTAAGGAGAAAAAATACTTTGAAGAAGCACAAAATTTCTTGAGTGAAAAATGCTTCTACAAATATGCTAATAAACTTATTTATAATGCACTAATGAATTATTATGATGCAAATCATGAATTAAATATTTTAGAGTATCAAGAATTAGTTAACTTTATTTTGAATTTATCTCATTCAAATAGTGAGATAAACATTGATTATATTCATGATTTGGTTATTAATGCAGCCTTGGTAAAAAACAGAATTCAATATTTTCAACATCTAAATCGCTTAAGTGCATTACGAGAAGTTGAAAATACTCTTGAAATGATGTTGTATAAAGTTAAAACTGACTTAAATACAGACCTGGAGGTTTTTGTTCCCACTTTAGAGATGAAAATTTCTGAAGCATCCGAAGTGGCTAGAATAAACGATTTTAAATCGGTTAAGGAAATTTCTGATGAGTATTTCATGGACTTAAATCAGAGAAGAAATGCTAATGTTGATGAGCTTTTTGGGATTCCTACTGGTTTTAATGAATTGGATAAAAGCATTCAAGGATTTAAAGGTGGGGAATTAATAATTATAGCAGCTCGTCCAGCTATGGGTAAAACTGCATTTGCACTAAATATTGCCACTAATGCAGCTAGAGTTGGTAAAAAAGTTGCTTTTTTCAGTTTAGAAATGTCAGATTTACAATTAATGTCAAGAATTTATGCTTCAATAGCTGAAATAGATGGCAATAAACTTAAAAAACCTCAATTTATTACATCTGAGGAATGAAATACAATTTCTACTGCCAAATATACCACAATCGATCCATTACCTTTATATATTGATGAGTCCACATCTTCTGCACTTGGTGAAATAATGTGAAAAACTCGTAAACTAAAGAGAACTATTGGATTAGACTTAATTGTAATCGATTACCTTCAACTTTTATCAATTGAAGGTAATAATAGAGATAATAGACAAAATGAAGTGGCTAAAATCTCAAGATCTCTCAAACAACTTGCACGTGAGTTAAACGTGCCAGTTATTGCACTATCACAACTTTCTCGTTCAGTAGAAAACAGAGAAGATAAGCGACCATTACTAAGTGATTTACGTGAAAGTGGTGCGATTGAGCAAGATGCTGATATGATATTTTTCTTGTATAGAGACGATTATTATAATAAAAATAAAAAAAATCCTAGCTTTTTAACAAAAGAGCAAGAACAAGCAGCAGGATCGATTGTTGATGTTATTATAGGTAAATATCGTTCTGGTGCTACAGACAC
- a CDS encoding DHH family phosphoesterase, which yields MNKKQQFYLWIIIAVASLVLVIVSLILGINNHSVLMEWIAIIALLFALTIFILSSYFAISNFIKSRELVKKSFSSYIDEIISNNNFGIIIYDNNDERITWASTFIKNRFDRNVIGLSLKDFFTKYYNKSKEFPRINTFNISHNNFEYEVKVWSLKNIISIKDITNEVNIVREFKDQKIVLGEIEIDNYQLYQSILSEEQLFNINKSIVDNFEKYVKNNEYNFIYRQYTNGKFVIICNEKTLDMLEKESFANFLTFKNYSDIGVSERISVSVGFAKGWPSLDTKIEQAKKALLQSKNRGGDQVTIFSNVSTPVYYGSSSEILPDNSRTNIKLIANKLEQKLKSKSIKNVIIYGHKFADLDAIGSAYGIYKLARNFGKQAYICNTTFDSTALKVIKKHNLKDEDIFIKPSEANSLTNSSTVVILVDNSVLNRTDNPDAIVNAKIDNIFIFDHHRVGPSVDFCLRENRYIDPNASSASEIVSEVIMFTQENNTIDSLTAQLLLNGIYLDTAQFTKSITPRAFSAASYLESLGAKGTISNEILKIDEKTNKIVSELLENIQEVKPGYYLAYKDIEVSNDIISIASNEILKISGRVASFVVAKQENTNLYKLSARGINTNVQIICEDVGGGGHFGTAAAVTDEPLEVFIDNIIQAIVGGKTNESDIN from the coding sequence ATGAATAAAAAACAACAGTTTTATTTATGAATAATTATTGCAGTTGCTTCACTAGTTTTAGTAATAGTATCACTTATTTTAGGTATTAACAATCATAGTGTATTGATGGAATGAATAGCGATTATTGCATTGCTATTCGCTTTAACTATATTCATTCTTAGTTCATATTTCGCAATTTCTAATTTTATTAAAAGTCGTGAATTGGTTAAAAAGTCATTTAGTTCATATATTGACGAAATTATATCGAACAATAACTTTGGGATCATTATTTACGACAATAATGATGAAAGAATTACTTGAGCAAGTACCTTTATCAAAAATAGATTCGATAGAAATGTCATTGGTTTATCATTAAAGGATTTCTTTACAAAATACTATAATAAATCAAAAGAGTTCCCTAGAATAAATACATTTAATATTTCTCACAATAATTTTGAGTATGAGGTTAAAGTTTGATCATTAAAAAATATAATTTCAATTAAAGATATTACAAATGAAGTTAATATTGTTCGTGAATTTAAAGATCAAAAAATTGTTCTAGGTGAAATTGAAATTGACAACTATCAACTTTACCAATCTATTTTAAGTGAGGAACAACTATTCAATATAAATAAATCAATAGTAGATAATTTTGAAAAGTATGTCAAAAACAATGAATACAATTTTATTTATAGACAGTACACAAATGGAAAATTTGTCATTATTTGTAATGAGAAAACACTAGATATGTTAGAAAAAGAATCATTTGCTAATTTTCTAACCTTTAAGAATTATTCTGACATTGGAGTTTCTGAACGTATTAGTGTATCTGTGGGGTTTGCTAAAGGTTGACCAAGTCTTGATACAAAAATTGAGCAAGCTAAAAAAGCTTTACTACAATCAAAAAATCGTGGTGGTGATCAAGTAACTATTTTCTCTAATGTGTCAACACCTGTATATTATGGTTCAAGTAGTGAAATTTTACCTGATAATAGTAGGACAAATATTAAATTAATAGCAAACAAACTTGAACAAAAACTAAAATCAAAAAGTATTAAAAACGTAATTATATATGGCCACAAATTTGCTGATTTAGATGCAATTGGAAGTGCATATGGTATTTATAAATTAGCTAGAAATTTTGGTAAGCAAGCATATATTTGTAATACAACTTTTGATTCGACAGCATTAAAAGTTATTAAGAAACACAACTTAAAAGACGAAGATATATTTATAAAACCTTCTGAAGCAAACTCTTTAACGAATTCATCAACGGTTGTTATTTTGGTTGATAATTCAGTTTTAAATAGAACAGATAACCCAGATGCTATTGTAAATGCTAAGATTGATAATATTTTTATTTTTGACCACCACAGAGTAGGCCCAAGTGTTGACTTCTGTTTAAGAGAAAATCGTTATATTGATCCAAATGCTTCAAGTGCATCAGAAATTGTTAGTGAGGTAATAATGTTCACTCAGGAAAATAACACTATTGACTCACTAACCGCTCAGTTGCTGTTAAATGGAATATATTTAGATACCGCTCAATTTACTAAATCCATTACACCAAGAGCTTTTAGTGCGGCTTCTTATTTAGAAAGTTTAGGAGCTAAAGGAACAATTAGTAATGAAATATTAAAAATTGATGAAAAGACAAATAAAATTGTTAGTGAACTACTTGAAAATATTCAGGAAGTTAAACCTGGTTATTACTTGGCATATAAAGATATTGAAGTAAGTAATGATATTATAAGTATTGCAAGTAATGAAATCTTAAAAATTAGTGGGAGAGTTGCAAGTTTTGTTGTAGCTAAACAAGAAAACACTAATTTATACAAACTTAGTGCTCGTGGAATAAATACAAATGTTCAAATTATTTGCGAGGACGTCGGTGGAGGGGGTCATTTTGGAACTGCCGCAGCAGTAACAGATGAACCACTAGAAGTATTTATTGATAATATTATTCAAGCGATTGTTGGAGGTAAAACAAATGAAAGTGATATTAATTAA
- a CDS encoding IS30 family transposase: protein MIIANIKKSLEEVVCIKTKQKHLHNNHYLIKNSDEEIRLLHSKIIKTRLLKENQMSILHFNECLRLIKENKTISQVSKIVRFQPKTIRRLLKISTTNQGDFVKKFKKVCPNCDNYINYVNYLDFNLLAEHLIFYKSKRTRLHSKTIQDKWKSFVKFWNNEVKYFRENRFSKDFTKRAIKVSAKALVNKFKKHYPNSPCPTTSTVYKCLKSNEFSLSIDILQFLSVGKYRKRVIKTQKSSLKNAIRIHQRPEEANNRTTEGHYELDTVIGKREDKYCLVTVLDRKSRKLYSVKSLKTSLAVKNSLIKIIKNNALLVKTLTIDNGSENVLLHEVINQNNLYKCDAYCSYQKGSIENIHRHIRRYITKGISMDKFSDEQIQIMINRINEYLLLISK, encoded by the coding sequence ATGATTATAGCAAATATTAAAAAATCTTTAGAAGAAGTTGTATGCATAAAAACTAAACAAAAACATCTTCATAACAATCATTATTTGATAAAGAATTCTGACGAAGAAATTAGGCTATTGCATTCAAAAATCATAAAAACGAGATTATTAAAAGAAAACCAAATGAGTATTCTTCATTTCAATGAATGTTTAAGATTAATTAAAGAAAATAAGACTATTTCTCAAGTTTCGAAAATTGTAAGATTTCAACCAAAAACTATTAGAAGGCTGTTGAAAATTTCTACAACAAATCAGGGTGATTTTGTTAAGAAATTTAAAAAAGTTTGTCCTAATTGTGACAATTATATTAACTATGTTAACTATTTAGATTTTAATTTATTAGCTGAACATTTAATATTTTATAAATCAAAAAGAACTAGACTTCATTCCAAAACTATTCAAGATAAATGAAAAAGTTTTGTCAAATTTTGAAATAATGAAGTTAAATACTTTAGGGAAAATCGCTTTAGTAAGGATTTTACAAAAAGAGCTATAAAAGTTTCTGCTAAGGCACTTGTTAATAAATTTAAAAAACATTATCCTAATAGTCCTTGTCCCACTACAAGTACTGTATATAAGTGTTTAAAGTCAAATGAGTTTTCCTTATCTATAGATATTTTGCAGTTTCTTTCAGTAGGAAAATACCGAAAGAGAGTTATTAAAACTCAAAAAAGTTCACTTAAAAATGCAATCCGAATTCATCAAAGACCTGAGGAAGCTAACAACAGAACAACTGAAGGACATTATGAACTTGACACAGTTATTGGTAAGCGCGAAGATAAATATTGCTTAGTTACTGTTTTAGATAGAAAATCTAGAAAACTTTATTCAGTTAAATCCTTAAAGACTTCACTAGCAGTAAAAAACTCACTGATCAAAATTATCAAAAATAATGCATTGCTAGTCAAAACTTTGACAATAGACAATGGCTCCGAGAACGTGTTGTTACATGAAGTTATTAATCAAAATAATTTATACAAATGCGATGCATATTGTTCATATCAAAAAGGTTCAATCGAAAATATTCATAGACATATCAGAAGATATATTACTAAAGGAATTTCGATGGATAAATTTTCGGATGAACAAATTCAAATAATGATCAATAGAATTAACGAATATTTATTACTTATCTCAAAATAA
- the rplI gene encoding 50S ribosomal protein L9 — translation MKVILIKDCKDGKANTVIEVSDGYAKNFLIRQGLALPFNEATKRTLERKLDQLSAKEHETRQEALRVKEELENVRLVYELEANIDANFNLNVHGSISTKQIEKDLKNLGFKLDKHSLEKIHLVSNGTHEIKVKVYNDIIAKVYIEIKIKEVK, via the coding sequence ATGAAAGTGATATTAATTAAAGATTGTAAAGATGGTAAAGCAAATACAGTTATTGAAGTATCTGATGGATATGCAAAAAACTTCTTAATTCGTCAAGGATTAGCTTTACCTTTTAATGAAGCAACAAAAAGAACATTAGAAAGAAAATTAGACCAACTAAGTGCTAAAGAACATGAAACAAGACAAGAAGCGCTTAGAGTTAAAGAAGAATTAGAAAATGTTAGATTAGTTTATGAACTCGAAGCTAACATAGATGCTAACTTTAATTTAAACGTACACGGATCTATTTCAACTAAACAAATTGAAAAAGACCTTAAAAATCTTGGTTTTAAATTAGATAAACATTCTCTTGAAAAGATTCATTTAGTTTCTAATGGAACACATGAAATTAAAGTTAAAGTTTACAATGATATTATTGCTAAAGTTTATATTGAAATAAAAATCAAGGAAGTAAAGTAA
- a CDS encoding ATP-binding cassette domain-containing protein, which translates to MNNKKVVLEIENLKKYFINKNHINRAVDGVSFKVHEGEVVGLIGESGSGKTTVGRSLLRLYDDFNGYVSLDDKIISGKKISRKRTKMMRKNIQMIFQDPHASLNGQKTIFSILKEPLIVNGIINDEIKDLSKDWNSIKDNFHYSFLERTRNLVLKSYQLANAKLVPFHQVWNEKLNNYKYDSNLSAEDNFNNLFSFIEERNKINSIIITNLHKVNDELLLIYNQKKENFRNNELDFDEVDLQNAKNAYNEAYVLSKISEEELNTKKTIKELKNQLKELRNEQYEIMSIAQNSFNNFLDELSNEAKFQSNNSNYTFDKEFYIHSVKLSEINKVIRKILKSKISSKFNLFSNTPLCPIYRLKNNIKSSNCKNIKNTLYYLSINETREMFKEINEKIKNIYDEISKDEKLSNLAKSNKVFTNAFKLNLSKFIVSSSHLNLDKWISISKERALDFNNKINNLNHKIIQLENDLTKIAGKAKAKYSSEDLIVYQKNLDKAEAIHQDELKKYIHEFNLRLDKINKEISVGKEKYLSLKVEYKNQLKLFEKAFDSFVHNFKQQIKSQANSKKEVKKLVVELNVYKATVSKRLEGLKAYDIEMKYLDKDLFNIYKLLGIHDLDNKFNNISVVFFRKIASKIKDYFFKKDIKKLFIKEKIYKSLESVGLLKQFAYRYPHEFSGGQRQRIVIARALITEPKVIIADEPIASLDISIQAQVVNLLKDLCKNKNIAMIFIAHDLSMIEYVADNVQIMHLGKIVESGKTEKIYENPIHPYTNNLFKAIPKISNANEKFQNISFELKYLEEQQFPNIPTLHKVEDQHYIYSTDQQFEKWINEEHYKASTLK; encoded by the coding sequence ATGAATAATAAAAAAGTAGTTTTAGAAATAGAAAACTTAAAAAAATATTTCATTAACAAAAACCACATTAACCGTGCGGTTGATGGTGTTTCTTTCAAAGTTCATGAAGGTGAAGTTGTTGGATTAATTGGAGAATCAGGTAGTGGTAAAACAACAGTTGGTCGTTCATTATTAAGACTTTATGATGATTTTAACGGTTATGTTTCACTTGATGACAAAATTATCTCTGGTAAAAAAATAAGCCGTAAAAGAACTAAAATGATGCGTAAAAATATCCAAATGATCTTCCAGGATCCACACGCATCATTAAACGGTCAAAAAACAATATTCTCAATTCTTAAAGAACCTCTTATTGTAAATGGAATTATTAATGATGAAATCAAAGATCTTTCTAAAGATTGAAACAGTATTAAGGATAATTTCCACTATTCATTCCTTGAAAGAACCAGAAATCTTGTATTAAAATCATATCAATTAGCTAATGCTAAATTAGTTCCTTTTCATCAAGTATGAAATGAGAAGTTGAATAATTATAAATATGACAGTAATCTTTCAGCTGAAGATAATTTCAATAATCTTTTTAGCTTTATTGAAGAGAGAAATAAAATTAACTCAATAATAATCACTAATTTACACAAAGTTAATGATGAATTATTATTGATTTATAATCAAAAGAAAGAAAATTTCAGAAATAATGAACTTGATTTTGATGAGGTTGATTTACAAAATGCTAAAAATGCTTACAATGAAGCTTATGTGTTATCAAAAATTTCTGAAGAAGAGTTAAACACTAAAAAAACTATTAAAGAATTAAAAAACCAACTAAAAGAACTAAGAAACGAGCAGTATGAAATTATGTCAATAGCTCAAAACTCATTTAATAACTTTTTAGATGAGTTAAGCAACGAAGCTAAGTTCCAAAGCAATAATTCAAACTATACTTTTGATAAAGAATTTTATATTCACTCAGTAAAACTTAGTGAAATTAATAAGGTTATTAGAAAAATTCTTAAAAGCAAAATCAGTTCAAAATTTAACTTGTTCAGTAACACTCCTTTATGTCCGATTTATAGATTGAAAAACAATATCAAGAGTTCTAATTGCAAAAATATAAAAAACACTTTATATTACTTGTCTATAAATGAAACTAGAGAGATGTTCAAGGAAATTAATGAAAAAATAAAGAACATTTACGATGAGATTTCTAAAGATGAGAAATTAAGTAATTTAGCTAAATCAAATAAAGTTTTCACAAATGCTTTTAAATTGAATTTATCTAAATTCATCGTTTCCTCAAGTCATCTAAATTTAGATAAATGAATTAGCATTTCAAAAGAGCGTGCTTTAGATTTTAATAATAAAATCAATAACTTAAATCACAAAATCATTCAATTAGAAAATGATCTAACTAAAATTGCAGGTAAAGCTAAAGCAAAATACTCATCTGAGGATTTAATAGTTTACCAAAAGAATTTAGATAAAGCTGAAGCAATTCACCAAGATGAATTAAAAAAATATATTCATGAATTTAACCTAAGATTAGACAAAATTAACAAAGAAATCAGCGTTGGTAAAGAAAAATATTTATCTCTTAAGGTTGAATACAAAAATCAACTAAAACTATTTGAAAAAGCTTTTGATTCTTTTGTTCATAATTTTAAACAACAAATTAAATCACAAGCAAATAGCAAAAAAGAAGTTAAAAAACTAGTTGTTGAATTAAATGTTTATAAAGCCACTGTCTCAAAACGTCTTGAAGGTCTTAAAGCATATGATATCGAGATGAAATATTTAGATAAAGATTTATTTAACATCTATAAACTTTTAGGAATTCACGATCTTGATAATAAATTTAATAATATAAGTGTTGTATTCTTCAGAAAAATAGCTTCTAAAATTAAAGATTACTTTTTCAAAAAAGATATTAAGAAATTATTTATTAAAGAAAAAATCTACAAATCACTTGAAAGTGTTGGGCTTCTTAAACAATTTGCTTACCGTTATCCACATGAATTTAGTGGTGGACAACGTCAACGTATTGTAATTGCACGTGCATTAATTACTGAACCTAAAGTTATTATTGCTGATGAGCCTATTGCTTCGTTAGATATTTCAATTCAAGCTCAAGTTGTTAACCTACTTAAAGACTTATGTAAAAATAAAAACATTGCAATGATCTTTATCGCTCATGATTTAAGTATGATCGAATATGTAGCAGATAATGTACAAATAATGCACTTAGGTAAGATTGTAGAATCAGGAAAAACTGAAAAAATTTATGAAAATCCTATTCATCCGTACACAAATAATTTATTTAAAGCAATTCCTAAAATTTCAAATGCTAATGAAAAATTCCAAAATATCTCATTTGAACTTAAGTATTTAGAAGAACAACAGTTCCCAAATATACCTACGTTACACAAAGTTGAAGATCAACATTATATTTATTCAACCGATCAACAATTTGAAAAATGAATTAATGAAGAACACTATAAAGCAAGTACATTAAAATAA
- a CDS encoding DegV family protein gives MKKLGFIIDSFSSLTKEQANSYGFGFLSLQSEIDGEVFQDGLQEPEILLDKIEKANNVLTSLPRLDLLEGEIERMAKSFDEVIILILHESLSSSARYCKTIAQEYTNVHIVSNFFSGDQFVDVALYAKKSFEKNQDIDKVIQEINEINEKSQTYILPVNLDYIIKGGRLTGAKKFIMTKIQMIPLLKYRESVTVSTLKRTTSSLISKTFEKLVKIIGGNEKINDFSFRLIRGLDHKVVELVSQVAEEFGIVLDSIQSTSGAVAIHCGPSAFSISVMPKLNKK, from the coding sequence ATGAAAAAATTAGGTTTTATAATTGATTCTTTTAGTTCTTTAACTAAAGAACAAGCTAATTCATATGGCTTTGGATTTCTTTCACTTCAATCAGAAATTGATGGTGAAGTTTTTCAAGATGGACTTCAAGAACCTGAAATTTTATTAGATAAAATTGAAAAAGCAAATAATGTTTTAACTTCTCTTCCAAGATTAGATTTACTTGAAGGAGAAATTGAAAGAATGGCCAAAAGTTTTGACGAAGTCATTATTTTAATTCTTCATGAAAGTTTAAGTAGTTCTGCTAGGTATTGCAAAACTATTGCTCAAGAATATACAAATGTTCATATAGTAAGTAATTTTTTCAGTGGAGATCAATTTGTTGATGTTGCTCTATATGCTAAAAAAAGCTTTGAAAAGAACCAAGATATTGACAAAGTAATTCAAGAAATTAACGAAATAAATGAGAAATCTCAAACATATATCTTACCTGTTAATCTTGATTATATTATCAAAGGTGGAAGATTAACTGGAGCTAAAAAGTTTATTATGACAAAAATACAGATGATTCCATTACTTAAATACAGAGAATCTGTTACTGTATCAACACTAAAGAGAACAACTAGCTCATTAATAAGCAAAACTTTTGAAAAACTAGTTAAGATAATTGGTGGAAATGAAAAAATCAATGATTTTTCTTTTAGATTAATTAGAGGACTTGATCATAAGGTTGTTGAATTAGTAAGTCAAGTAGCTGAAGAATTTGGAATTGTTTTAGACTCAATTCAGTCTACTTCTGGTGCTGTAGCCATTCATTGTGGACCATCAGCATTCAGTATTTCAGTTATGCCTAAACTTAATAAAAAGTAG